A region from the Excalfactoria chinensis isolate bCotChi1 chromosome 11, bCotChi1.hap2, whole genome shotgun sequence genome encodes:
- the HSBP1 gene encoding heat shock factor-binding protein 1 encodes MAETDPKTVQDLTAVVQTLLQQMQDKFQTMSDQIIGRIDDMSCRIDDLEKNIADLMTQAGVEELEGENKAPATANKS; translated from the exons ATGGCGGAGACGGACCCCAAGACCGTGCAGGACCTCACGGCCGTG GTGCAGACGTTGCTTCAGCAAATGCAGGACAAGTTTCAAACCATGTCTGACCAAATAATCGGGCGAA TCGATGACATGAGCTGCCGTATAGATGACCTGGAGAAAAACATAGCAGACCTGATGACACAGGCAGGAGTCGAAGAACTGGAAGGAGAGAACAAAGCCCCGGCTACTGCTAACAAGAGTTAA